In Flavobacterium sp. N1736, the following are encoded in one genomic region:
- a CDS encoding roadblock/LC7 domain-containing protein, with translation MIDINTLVEETGAESGLVFNIDGILLKSVNLEYDGNVAAMIGMILKMSLEMSEDLNNGDLKQIMIKNNDGIVVANKDQDDNCVALLSKDISKMGLLLRKMDTVFNN, from the coding sequence ATGATTGATATAAATACATTAGTTGAGGAGACTGGCGCTGAATCTGGATTGGTTTTTAACATAGATGGAATTCTGCTTAAATCTGTTAATTTAGAATATGATGGAAATGTAGCAGCAATGATTGGGATGATATTGAAGATGAGTTTAGAAATGTCTGAAGATTTGAACAACGGAGATCTTAAACAAATCATGATCAAGAATAATGATGGAATTGTGGTTGCAAATAAAGATCAGGATGATAATTGTGTGGCGCTGCTTTCTAAAGATATAAGTAAAATGGGACTTTTGCTACGCAAAATGGATACCGTTTTCAACAATTAA
- a CDS encoding alpha/beta fold hydrolase, which translates to MKNILYKNTKISFTDSGEGNAIVLLHGFLENKKMWKEYVTLFSEKNRIITIDLLGHGETECLGYVHSMEENANAVHEVLEHLHIEKAIIVGHSMGGYVGLAFAELFPKSIQKLVLLNSTSKEDSSEKKLNRTRAIKAVKQNYVGFVSLAIANLFSENNRTRLEKEIEEVKEQALQTPLQGIIASLEGMKIRKDRESLLKKNLFPVLLILGKKDPVLNYEEGIEQIEDTTAELVSFNDGHMSAIENKEELKVVLTDFFQ; encoded by the coding sequence TTGAAAAACATTCTATATAAAAACACTAAAATATCTTTTACTGATTCTGGCGAAGGAAATGCAATTGTACTGCTTCATGGATTTCTGGAAAATAAAAAAATGTGGAAGGAATATGTTACCCTGTTTTCAGAAAAAAATCGCATTATTACAATTGATTTATTAGGACATGGCGAAACAGAATGTTTGGGTTACGTACATTCGATGGAAGAAAATGCAAATGCTGTTCACGAAGTTTTAGAACATTTACATATTGAAAAAGCTATTATCGTTGGCCATTCTATGGGAGGCTATGTTGGTTTGGCTTTCGCCGAATTATTTCCGAAAAGTATTCAGAAATTAGTTTTATTAAATTCGACTTCAAAAGAAGACAGCTCTGAAAAAAAACTAAACAGAACCCGTGCTATAAAAGCAGTAAAACAAAATTATGTAGGGTTTGTTAGTCTTGCAATTGCAAATTTATTTAGCGAAAACAACAGAACCCGTCTTGAAAAAGAGATTGAAGAAGTAAAAGAACAGGCTTTACAAACACCTTTACAGGGAATTATTGCTTCGCTTGAAGGCATGAAAATCAGAAAAGACAGGGAAAGTCTTCTGAAAAAAAACCTATTTCCGGTTTTATTGATTTTAGGAAAAAAAGATCCTGTTTTAAACTATGAAGAAGGTATTGAACAAATCGAAGACACAACAGCAGAACTTGTTTCTTTTAATGACGGACATATGAGTGCAATTGAAAACAAGGAAGAACTTAAAGTTGTATTAACAGATTTTTTTCAATAA
- the kbl gene encoding glycine C-acetyltransferase, whose translation MYGKIKEYLQSELQTIEENGIFKKERIITSAQDAEITISTGEKVLNFCANNYLGLSSHPEVVQAAKDAMDTHGFGMSSVRFICGTQDIHKTLEKKIAEFYDTEDTILYAAAFDANGGVFEPLLGENDAIISDSLNHASIIDGVRLCKAARYRYENSNMEDLEQQLIKANEAGARFKLIVTDGVFSMDGLVAPLDKICDLADKYDAMVMVDECHAAGFIGATGKGTLEAKGVMGRVDIITGTLGKALGGAMGGYTTAKKEIIELLRQRSRPYLFSNSLAPAIVGASIKVFELLEKDTSLRDKLEWNTNYFKAGMKKAGFDIIDGDSAIVPVMLYDAKLSQTMANELLKEGVYVIGFFFPVVPKDKARIRVQLSAAHSKEHLDKAINAFISVGKMLKVI comes from the coding sequence ATGTACGGTAAAATTAAAGAGTATCTGCAAAGTGAGCTGCAGACAATTGAAGAAAACGGGATTTTCAAAAAAGAAAGAATTATAACTTCGGCTCAGGATGCTGAAATCACCATTTCGACAGGAGAGAAGGTTTTGAATTTTTGTGCCAACAATTATTTAGGTCTTTCTTCACATCCTGAAGTCGTTCAGGCTGCAAAAGATGCAATGGATACGCATGGTTTCGGAATGTCTTCGGTACGTTTTATATGTGGTACACAAGATATTCATAAAACATTAGAAAAAAAGATTGCAGAATTTTATGATACAGAAGATACAATTCTTTACGCTGCTGCATTTGATGCTAATGGCGGCGTTTTCGAACCTTTATTAGGAGAAAATGATGCTATTATTTCTGATAGTTTAAACCACGCTTCGATTATTGACGGTGTTCGTTTGTGTAAAGCTGCCCGTTATCGTTATGAAAATAGTAACATGGAAGATTTAGAACAGCAATTAATCAAAGCTAATGAAGCTGGTGCGCGTTTTAAATTAATTGTTACTGATGGGGTTTTCTCTATGGATGGCCTTGTTGCGCCTTTGGATAAAATTTGTGATCTGGCAGATAAATATGATGCAATGGTAATGGTTGATGAATGTCATGCCGCAGGATTTATTGGCGCCACAGGCAAAGGAACACTTGAAGCAAAAGGGGTTATGGGCAGAGTTGATATTATAACCGGAACACTTGGTAAAGCACTTGGCGGCGCAATGGGAGGTTATACAACAGCTAAAAAAGAAATCATCGAATTATTGCGTCAGCGTTCACGTCCTTATTTGTTTTCAAATTCACTTGCTCCGGCAATTGTAGGCGCGTCAATAAAGGTGTTTGAATTGCTTGAAAAAGATACTTCTCTAAGAGATAAATTAGAATGGAACACTAATTATTTTAAAGCCGGAATGAAAAAAGCAGGTTTTGATATTATAGATGGAGATTCGGCTATTGTACCTGTTATGTTATATGATGCGAAGTTATCTCAAACAATGGCGAACGAACTTTTAAAAGAAGGTGTTTATGTAATTGGATTTTTCTTTCCGGTTGTTCCAAAGGATAAGGCAAGAATAAGAGTGCAGTTATCAGCAGCGCATAGTAAAGAACATTTGGATAAAGCAATAAATGCTTTTATATCAGTGGGAAAAATGTTAAAAGTTATATAA
- a CDS encoding PD-(D/E)XK nuclease family protein produces MINSSFLEKIAHVIIQDYSAKLAETTIILPNKRAKVFLIEALKKEIKHTILSPVIISIEEFVQDVASIRSVDSIELLFEFYEVYLSVTEKQNQQSFELFANWAKTLLQDFNEIDRYLLEPSHVLSYLKDIEDIKKWGIEVENKTKLLENYIDFWKLLPMYYNSLYDHLLNKAIGYQGLIYREAVNNLNHFSNTISNQTFVFAGFNALNAAEEKIVQHLLALDQAKIYWDADQTFLNDPYHDAGLFVRRFKENWKHYKSNHFEWIVDDFSQSKNIQVIGTPKTIGQAKLAGNIIDQIIKENPTTSLDKVAIVLGEENLLMPVLYALPSSVGALNITMGYSGKNNPSQILIAKLFKMHTNALSRKGESYVFYYKDVLDVLTHPLIEPYAKANNLVKIIKENNYTFITHNRLIELGSNSSDLFQLLFQKWESGAVAVLENISALLLLIKENFSNDNEEEKIAKAFVYAIFKVINKLINYYSKHKHIDNIDTLYAIYKQVIDVAEVSFEGEPLRGLQIMGVLESRVLDFDTVIVTSMNEGKFPAGKSQNSFIPYDVKKELGLPTFKEKDAIYTYHFYHLLQRAKNIYLIYNTENDGLDAGERSRFITQLEVEKQPKHNLSFDIYNPALPATAYQPMVIPKSEAVMERLKEIALTGFSPSALTSYIRNPIDFYFQKILRIREVEEVEENIALNTLGTIIHETLKALYEPFIGKFISKTDISNCFKLLDDEVLKQFKLVYKEGEIKKGRNLLAFEVAKRNVSNFLKIELDLIENGDAVQIIALEQTYGREFNHPGLPFPVLIKGNVDRIELRNGKIRIIDYKTGKVEKTNVILKSWNGLTQELKNDKIIQVLAYAFMFENEAKGVPIEVGIISFKNLKSGFLPFGFKEDKELTITVSSEILNNYLEEIAILLKEIFDVNIPFEEKIV; encoded by the coding sequence ATGATAAATTCTTCTTTTCTCGAAAAAATAGCCCATGTTATAATTCAGGATTACTCAGCAAAACTTGCTGAAACAACTATTATTCTCCCTAATAAAAGAGCGAAAGTTTTTTTAATAGAAGCCCTGAAAAAAGAAATAAAACATACTATTCTTTCTCCGGTAATTATAAGTATTGAAGAATTTGTGCAAGATGTTGCGTCAATCAGATCCGTTGATTCTATTGAACTTCTATTTGAATTTTATGAAGTCTATCTTTCTGTTACAGAAAAACAAAACCAGCAATCTTTTGAATTGTTTGCTAATTGGGCGAAAACTCTTTTGCAGGATTTTAATGAAATTGATCGCTATTTATTAGAACCTTCCCACGTTTTATCTTACTTGAAAGATATTGAAGACATAAAAAAATGGGGAATAGAGGTAGAAAACAAAACAAAACTTTTAGAGAATTATATTGATTTTTGGAAACTTCTTCCAATGTATTATAATTCATTATACGATCATTTGCTAAATAAAGCAATTGGTTATCAAGGATTAATTTATCGCGAAGCCGTAAATAATTTAAATCATTTTTCGAATACCATTTCAAATCAAACTTTTGTTTTTGCAGGTTTTAATGCTTTAAATGCTGCAGAAGAAAAAATTGTGCAGCATCTTTTGGCTCTTGATCAGGCTAAAATTTATTGGGATGCAGATCAAACCTTTTTGAATGATCCCTATCATGATGCAGGTTTATTTGTGAGACGTTTTAAAGAGAATTGGAAACATTATAAATCAAATCATTTTGAGTGGATTGTTGATGATTTTTCACAATCTAAAAATATTCAGGTAATAGGAACTCCCAAAACTATTGGGCAGGCTAAATTAGCAGGTAATATTATAGATCAAATAATAAAAGAAAATCCAACCACATCTCTCGATAAAGTGGCAATTGTTCTGGGTGAAGAAAATTTATTAATGCCAGTTTTGTATGCATTGCCATCTTCGGTAGGAGCATTAAATATAACAATGGGTTATTCAGGTAAAAATAATCCTTCGCAAATATTGATTGCAAAATTGTTTAAAATGCATACAAATGCGCTTTCAAGAAAAGGCGAGAGTTATGTGTTTTATTATAAAGATGTACTCGATGTCTTAACGCATCCATTGATAGAGCCTTATGCGAAAGCAAATAACCTGGTAAAAATTATCAAAGAGAATAATTATACTTTTATTACGCATAACAGACTTATTGAATTGGGGTCTAATTCTTCAGATCTATTTCAATTATTATTTCAGAAATGGGAAAGCGGCGCAGTTGCGGTTTTAGAGAATATTTCGGCACTTTTGCTTTTGATAAAAGAAAATTTCAGCAATGATAATGAAGAAGAAAAAATAGCAAAAGCTTTTGTTTACGCCATCTTTAAGGTAATTAATAAATTGATCAATTATTATTCTAAGCACAAGCATATTGATAATATTGATACTTTGTATGCCATCTATAAACAGGTTATAGATGTTGCAGAGGTTTCCTTTGAAGGAGAACCTTTGCGTGGATTACAAATTATGGGAGTTCTAGAAAGTCGTGTTTTAGATTTTGATACCGTAATTGTAACATCTATGAATGAGGGTAAATTTCCTGCCGGAAAATCTCAAAATTCATTTATTCCGTATGATGTAAAGAAAGAGTTAGGTTTGCCAACATTTAAAGAAAAAGATGCTATTTATACCTATCATTTTTATCATTTGCTGCAAAGAGCAAAAAATATCTATCTGATATATAATACAGAAAATGATGGTCTCGATGCCGGTGAGCGCAGTCGTTTTATCACGCAATTGGAGGTTGAAAAACAGCCAAAACACAATCTTAGTTTTGATATTTATAATCCTGCTTTGCCTGCAACTGCTTATCAGCCAATGGTGATTCCAAAATCAGAAGCAGTTATGGAGCGTTTAAAAGAGATTGCTTTAACAGGTTTTTCTCCTTCGGCTTTGACTAGTTATATTAGAAATCCGATTGATTTTTATTTTCAAAAAATCCTGCGTATTCGCGAGGTTGAAGAAGTTGAGGAAAATATAGCGCTGAATACGCTTGGAACTATAATTCACGAAACCTTAAAAGCATTATACGAACCTTTTATTGGTAAGTTTATTTCGAAAACTGATATTTCAAACTGCTTTAAATTGCTGGATGATGAAGTTTTAAAACAATTTAAGCTGGTTTATAAAGAAGGTGAAATTAAAAAAGGCCGTAACCTTTTGGCTTTCGAAGTTGCAAAACGTAATGTTTCTAATTTTCTGAAAATAGAATTGGATCTTATAGAAAATGGAGATGCGGTTCAGATTATTGCTTTGGAGCAAACGTACGGTCGGGAATTTAATCATCCGGGTTTGCCTTTTCCGGTTTTAATTAAAGGAAATGTGGACAGAATTGAACTACGCAACGGAAAAATAAGAATCATTGATTATAAGACCGGAAAAGTCGAAAAGACAAATGTTATACTGAAATCCTGGAACGGATTAACGCAGGAGCTTAAAAATGATAAAATAATTCAGGTTTTGGCTTATGCATTTATGTTTGAGAATGAAGCAAAAGGTGTTCCGATTGAAGTTGGAATTATTTCATTCAAAAATTTAAAATCCGGATTTCTGCCATTTGGCTTCAAAGAAGACAAAGAGCTTACTATTACGGTGTCTTCTGAAATACTGAATAATTATCTGGAAGAAATTGCTATACTTTTAAAAGAGATTTTTGATGTTAATATCCCTTTCGAGGAAAAAATTGTTTAA
- a CDS encoding OmpA family protein, protein MKHLNKLLVAVMMVMGLTSHAQDSNNPWAISFGVNAVDTRTSSGAGHGFFDQHFSQPFAVKDNWNILPSLSYIGVSKYVGAGFSVGLQGSVNKIDKLVTFAPTAPGHDSRGNVVSNPGDLMYYGIDATIKYSFQELIKSKVIDPSLTVGGGYTFFGDESFGTVNPGAGVTFWFTDAIGLELATKYKWAVADGTGDRSVFQHTAGLVFKFGGKDTDGDGIYDKDDACPDVAGLKQFNGCPDTDGDGIVDASDACPDVFGLAALNGCPDTDGDGIADKDDACPDVAGLAALKGCPDADGDGIADKDDKCPTVAGPKENGGCPFLDADKDGVLDKDDDCPTVAGPASNRGCPEVTSEALEDLKVQARAIYFNSGKATFKTGDKETPARLDAIKEILKNYPNAKFSIEGHTDSTGSAKINDKLSQDRADAVKNALIERGVNPENLESKGFGSSQPVASNKTAAGKAQNRRTEIKHVGSKYQGKL, encoded by the coding sequence ATGAAACATCTTAACAAACTTTTAGTTGCTGTGATGATGGTGATGGGTTTAACTTCTCACGCGCAAGACAGTAACAATCCATGGGCTATCTCTTTTGGAGTTAATGCCGTTGACACTAGAACCAGTTCTGGTGCTGGACATGGATTCTTTGATCAACATTTTTCTCAGCCTTTCGCTGTTAAAGACAACTGGAATATTCTTCCATCTCTATCTTACATTGGTGTGTCTAAATATGTAGGAGCTGGTTTCTCTGTAGGTTTACAAGGTTCTGTAAACAAAATTGATAAATTGGTTACTTTTGCTCCAACTGCTCCAGGGCATGATTCAAGAGGTAACGTTGTTAGTAATCCTGGTGATTTGATGTATTATGGAATTGATGCTACTATTAAATATAGCTTCCAGGAATTAATCAAATCTAAAGTAATCGATCCTTCGTTAACTGTTGGTGGAGGTTACACTTTCTTCGGAGACGAAAGCTTCGGAACTGTTAATCCAGGTGCTGGAGTTACTTTCTGGTTTACAGATGCTATTGGTCTTGAACTTGCTACAAAATACAAATGGGCTGTTGCTGATGGTACTGGAGATCGTTCAGTTTTCCAACACACTGCAGGTCTAGTTTTCAAATTCGGAGGTAAAGATACTGACGGAGACGGAATCTACGATAAAGACGATGCTTGTCCAGATGTTGCTGGTTTAAAACAATTCAACGGATGTCCTGATACTGACGGAGACGGAATCGTTGACGCTAGTGATGCTTGTCCAGATGTATTTGGTTTAGCTGCATTAAACGGATGTCCTGATACTGACGGAGACGGAATTGCTGATAAAGATGATGCTTGTCCAGATGTTGCTGGTTTAGCTGCTTTAAAAGGTTGTCCAGATGCTGACGGAGACGGAATCGCTGATAAAGATGACAAATGTCCTACAGTTGCTGGTCCTAAAGAAAATGGTGGTTGTCCTTTCTTAGACGCTGATAAAGATGGTGTTTTAGATAAAGATGATGATTGTCCTACAGTTGCTGGTCCTGCTTCAAACAGAGGATGTCCAGAAGTAACTTCTGAGGCATTAGAAGATCTTAAAGTTCAAGCTAGAGCAATCTACTTCAACTCAGGAAAAGCTACTTTCAAAACAGGAGACAAAGAAACTCCAGCTAGATTAGATGCAATTAAAGAAATCCTTAAAAACTATCCAAACGCGAAATTCTCTATTGAAGGACACACAGATAGTACAGGTTCTGCAAAAATCAACGACAAACTATCTCAAGATAGAGCTGACGCTGTGAAAAATGCATTAATCGAAAGAGGTGTTAATCCAGAAAACTTAGAGTCTAAAGGATTTGGATCTTCTCAACCAGTTGCAAGTAACAAAACTGCTGCAGGTAAAGCACAAAACAGAAGAACTGAAATCAAACATGTTGGTTCTAAATACCAAGGTAAACTATAA